The Desulfotignum phosphitoxidans DSM 13687 genomic sequence GAATTTCAGAAAATTTCAGAATTTTTCCGATCCCTGATGAATATCCGGCAGCTGTGGGTTCATCTGCATCATATGCCACATGGATGTCTTGGGATGCATAATATTCTTTCAATACATTGAAATGAATATTCCAGATATTGTCGCCGGGCTGGACCACATATATGCCATATCTGTGCATCTGTTCCACTTCGGTTTGTTCAAATTCCGTAATGCGGGATTCATGAATTTCCTTTTTTTCGGCATAGTTTTTTTCTAAAATGTCCTGCATGGATATGGTATGATCACCCATTTTAAAAGATTCATCAGACAGGATTACCATATCCAGACTTTTTTCCATACCCATTTCCTGCAATCTTTTTTTCATCAACCGGTCAAAATCTGAATCTATTTTCAGATCCTTGTAATCAAAGGCCGGGGATTTCACAATCTGTTTTTCCACCACACCGGGTCGGGTCTGTATCAAAGGGTCGGTTGCGGCGCCTTGCAGGTCTGCCGCGGGTTCCGCTATTTCTGTTTTATTCTTCTCCAAACCAGAAGGCCCGTTGGTATCCGATACCGGATCTGTGCCACGGGTTAAAAACAGATACGCGCCAATCAAAAGACCGGCCACAATGATCATGCCGATGGCTATCACTAATTTATGATTCGATCCGGCTTGCCTCATGTGTTATCCTTCGCGCATATCGGGTTGTTTTAGATACACAAAACAGGGACGGATGTCAAGAATCGCCCAACGGTTAATTATTGGGCGTTGCCGGTAATCCGGCTCTGGCCCGGGACCAGTTCCGCATCGATTTCAATGGCAATGGAAACCTCCCGCTTGGTTTCGATTTCAAGAAGGTCCTCTCGTTTTTTGTTAAGAAGATAGTACGCCACTTCCCGGGGCAGACACACATGGAACTGTTTGTTTTCCGGTTTCAGGGTTTTCAGATTCAATTGACGCATCACCGCGAGTCCCTGGGTTTCCACAGACGGAATCTGCCCCCGGCCGTTACAGTGACGGCAGGTTTCATAGCTGCCGTAGGTGATGGAGTGCCGGATGCGCTGTCTGGACATTTCCAGCAGCCCGAAGGTGGTGACGCCTCCGACCTTTGTTTTGGCCTTGTCTGCCTTTAAATTTTTTTTCAGACATTTGGTGATATCCGCCTTATGCCGTCTTTCCCGCATATCGATGAAATCCACCACAATAAGACCGCCCATATCCCTGAGCCGCAATTGTCTGGCCACCTCTTCGGCCGCCTCCATGTTGGTATGATAAGCCGTTTCTTCAATGTTTTTGCGCTTGGTGGATTTGCCGGAATTCACGTCTATGGATACCAGTGCTTCGGTCTGCTCGATCACCAGAAATCCGCCGGATTTCAGCGGCACGTCCCTTTTGAATATGGAGGCAATCTGTTCTTCCAGCTGATATTTGGTAAAAATGGGTTTTTCCCCTTTGAACAGTTTGACAATTTTTTTCTGTTTAGGGGCGATCATGGCCATGAATTCCTTGACTTCCCGATAGATGTCCGGGTTGTCAATCAAAATTTCAGTGATGTCCGTGGTAAAATAATCTCTTAAAGAGCGCACAGCCAGGTTCTGCTCCTTATAAAGCAAAGACGGTGCCGGGTTGTCAATGGCCAGTTTGTCGATATTTTTCCACATCCGCATCAGATATTTCAAGTCAGCGGTCAGCTGGGTTTTAGTGGAATCCTTGCCCGCAGTTCTCACAATCATGCCGAACCCTTCCGGAATATCCATGGATTTCAGCACACTGGCCAGCCGTTTCCTCTCATCTTCTTCGCTGATTTTCCGGGACACGCCTTTGGTGGTGCTGCCGGGCATGAGTACTGCCAGACGGCCGGGCAGGGAGATAAAGGTGGTCAGCATGGCCCCTTTCTGGCTGATGGGATCTTTGACCACCTGGACGATGAGCTCCTGGCCTTTTTTAATCAGATTGAACAGTGCTTTGTCCCGGGATTCCACGTCCTGAAAATAGTCGGGATGGATTTCGTTTTTCTGCAAAAATCCATTTTTTTCCGCCCCATAATCCACAAAAACCGCCTGAAGACTTTGTTCCACCCGGGTGACAACCCCTTTGTAAATGTTGCCCTGGGTCACTTCCCTGGCCCGGGTTTCAATGTGAAACTGGTCCAGTTTGCTGTCTATGACAGCTGCAATCCGGCTGACATCCGGGTCCATTGCATTGATCAGAATTTTTCTTGTCATGATTTCACTCTTTTTTAAAAATCGGGTTGGTTCCTGACTGCCGTTGATACTGACAACCGCATTTCAGGAAAAATCCATCTGTTTAAGAATATCATACCAGGTGAGAATCCGGTCCACGTATTGGACCGGTTCCCATCCCCGGGCATATCCATGTTTGGTTTTTTTATACACATCCGGTTTGGACAGCAGCGGCAGTGTTTTTTTGATAGAGTTCCAGATCTGGGGATCCAGTCCTTTTTCTTCGGCAATTTTCATGGCATCCAGTACATGTCCCAATCCCACGTTATAGCTGGCCAGCGCAAACAGCAGCCGCTGATATTGGTCTTCGATCTCTTCAAATCGATCATACATCTGTTTCAAGTACTTTATGCCGGCTTTGACACTCTGGGCCGGATCACGCCGGTCCTGAATCCCCATTTCTCTGGCAGCCGCTTCTGTCACCTGCATCAGTCCTCTCACCTGGGTAATGCTTTTTGCCCCGGGATCAAACCGGGATTCCTGATATACTACTGCCGCCACCAGGCGCCAGTCAAATCCATATTTTCTGGACTGAGTTTCAATGATTTCCTGATACTTCGGCAGATATTTCTGAACCCGTTTGTGAAATGTTTTTAATTCAGAGACATCAAACTCTTTGGGATGACCATAGTATTTGTTAACGATTTTCTGGAGTATGCCTGATTCTCTGGCATGCAGAAAAAACCGGTTGATTTCCTCAAGCATCTCCGGATCATCTTTGCGAACCGCCCAGGCCACAGATTCTTTTTTGTGAATGGGAATACTGACACGGATATCAGGCATATGTCTTTGATTGAGCCGGGCGATATTGGAATCGGCTATGGTAAATTTTATTTCACGGTCACGGACCATGGCAATGAGGTCCTCGGTGGGAACATTGTCATACAGGACATAACGAACATCAATGCCGGATGCCTGAATTTCTTTGAGCCGGTAATGATAGGAGGTGTCACGTCTGACATGAATGGTCCGCAAAGCCAGGTCTTCAATGTCTTTGGGGCTAAAAACCAGGGCATGATGAATCACCTGCTGCTGAACTTCCATATACGGGATTGAAAACTTGACTTTTTCCAGACGTTCCCGGGTGACGGTCATACTGGCACCCACAAAATCCCCTTTTCCCTGGTCCAGATAAACAACCAGGTTGTTCCAGCCCGGTGTGACCACGTCCAGGTCCACATGCAGATATCGGGCGAATTCCCTGGCCAGATCGTATTCAAATCCGGTGGGTTCTCCCTTGTATAAATAATAATTGTTCAAAGATCGGGTTGTAATCAGTCGCAGTACGCCGGACTTCTGGATACGTTCCAGAGTACCGGATATGTGTTTCAGATCCCTGTGTTGGAGCAGATAACTCAGGTAAACAAAATAACCACACAGAATCAGCAGGGTCAGGAAAATAAAATGTTTTAAATAAAACGACTTCATTGACTCGCTTTATGTTTCATTCAGTCGGACCTCCAGTTTGTCCACGCTTCGATATCCCCGGGGCAGCAGTTTTCCCCGGGTTCCGCGCTTTTTGACATAATCTGCCTGATTACCCGGTTTGAGCACCAAAGAATGTTTTTTTGAATGTATAACAATATTGGCATGTAAAGGCAATGTTGCCAGAAATTTGATTTTTTCCGGGTCAGACGACACCTGTTCTTTTCTGGGGATGGTGATCAGTTTATTTCCCTGGCCTTTTTTCAAGCGGGGCAGTTCATTTAAAGGAAAAATCAGCATCCGGCCTTTGGTGGTGACCGCTGCCACCGCATCGGTTTCAAGCATCGTCACCGGACATGGGGGCATCAAAACCGCATCGTTTTTAAGGGTAATGACTGATTTGCCGTTTTTGAAATGGGTCAGAAAATCGGAAAATTGTATGATAAACCCGTATCCGGTATCCGATGCCATCAAAAAATGGGAGGCCAGCGTTTCCGAAAGCATGAAACAGATCCGGGCGTTGTTCTGCAAAGACAGGTGACCGGTCAATGGTTCACCATTGCTTCTGGCTGACGGCAGCACATGGGAGTACAATGTGTAACTGCGCCCGGTACTGTCCAGAAAAACAATGGGTTTGTCACTGCGGGTCCGCAAATGACAGCGCAGGGAATCCCCGGTGCGGAATTTGACGTTTTCCGGATCAATGTCATGGCCCTTGGCCGACCGGATCCATCCGTTTTCAGATAAAATAAGGGTCACCGGTGTCACTTCGATGACATCGGTCACGGAAAATGCTTCTGCTTCCTTTCGCTTCTTGATGGGAGACAGGCGCTTATCCCCGTATTTTTTCGCATCGGATCGTATTTCTTCCACTATATAAGCCCTGAAGGCTGTTTCATCGTTCAAAAGCGAGTCTATCTCTTTTTTTCGGGTTTCCAGCGCTTTGATTTCAGAAAGAATTTTGATCTCTTCCAGCCGGGCCAGCTGACGTAAACGGATCTCCAGAATCGCATCCGCCTGTTCACGGGTCAGATCAAAGGCCTTGATCAGGTCCTGTTTGGGGTGATCAGACTCCCGGATGATTTGAATCACCTGGTCCAGATTCAGAAATACCGTGCGGAAGCCTTCCAGGATGTGAAGCCGGGTCACCACTTTTTCCAGCTGAAACGACAATTTGTTTCTGACGGTCTGGAATCGGAACACCAGCCATTCCTTGAGCAGGGTTTTTAAATTTTTTACCGCAGGCCGGCCGTTGATCCCGATCATGTTCATATTGAATGAATAAGATTTTTCCAGATCCGTGGTGGCAAACAGATGATCGGTCAACGCAGACAGATCCACCCGGCCGGACTTGGGAATCACCACCAAACGGGTAGGGTCTTCATGGTCGGATTCATCCCTGATATCACTGACCATGGGCAGTTTTTTATCCGCCATCTGGGTTGCAATCTGTTCATAAATCTTTTCAGCCGAGGTATGATAGGGCAGGGCATGGTAAACGATATCCCCGTCCTCGATGCGGAACCGGGCCCGCATTTTGATCCGTCCTAAACCGGTTTCATAAATGTTCCTGATATCTTCGGCCGGGGTGATGATTTCAGCAGCCGTGGGAAAATCAGGTCCTTTGATATGCTTGATCAGTTCATCCAGAGAAGCGGTATCATCTTCTATGAGCAGCACCAGGGCTTTGGCCACCTCCCTGAGATTGTGGGGCAGAATACTGGTGGCCATGCCCACGGCAATCCCGGTGGTGCCGTTGAGCAGCAGGTTTGGCAGCCGGGCCGGCAGCTGCCGGGGTTCATTTAATGTGCCGTCGAAATTGGGTACCCATTCCACCGTGCCCTGATCCAGTTCATCCAGCAGAAGGTCCGCGTATCTGGAAAGCCGGGATTCGGTATACCGCATGGCAGCAAAAGATTTGGGATCATTGGGGTCTCCCCAGTTGCCCTGGCCCTGTACCAGAGGGTATCTCAATGAAAACGGCTGGGCCATGAGCACCATGGCTTCATAACAGGCCGTGTCCCCGTGGGGATGAAATTTACCCAGCACATCGCCCACTGTCCGGGCGGATTTTTTGAATTTGGCTGTGGAAGAAAGTCCCAGTTGACTCATGGCATACACAATGCGCCGCTGCACCGGTTTCAACCCGTCCCCGATATGGGGCAGGGCCCGGTCCAGAATCACATACATGGAATAATTGAGATACGCTTTTCTGGCAAATTCCTGAAAAGCGATCTGCTCATGCCCGTCCATTTCAGGATCCTGCTGGTTTTTTATGACATTATTCGATCTCTTTGATATCACCTTGTGCCTCGATCCATTCTTTTCTGTCTTTGGCCCTTTTTTTCCCCAGAAGCATGTCCATGGTTTCGTAGACATCTGCAAGGGTATCTGCCGCATCCACGGTCAGCTGCACCAGGCGCCTTGAATCCGGTGCAATGGTGGTCTCCTTGAGCTGGGCCGGATTCATCTCTCCTAAGCCCTTGAACCGCTGCACATGGATTTTACCCGGTTTTTTCCGACGGTTGATGCGCTTGACAATGCTTTGCCTTTCCTCGTCGTCCAGGGCGTAAAACACCTCTTTACCCACATCGATCCGGTATAAAGGCGGCATGGCCATGAATACATGACCGGTTTTCACAATGTCGGGAAAATGTCTGAGAAACAGGGCACACAA encodes the following:
- the parC gene encoding DNA topoisomerase IV subunit A; translated protein: MDGHEQIAFQEFARKAYLNYSMYVILDRALPHIGDGLKPVQRRIVYAMSQLGLSSTAKFKKSARTVGDVLGKFHPHGDTACYEAMVLMAQPFSLRYPLVQGQGNWGDPNDPKSFAAMRYTESRLSRYADLLLDELDQGTVEWVPNFDGTLNEPRQLPARLPNLLLNGTTGIAVGMATSILPHNLREVAKALVLLIEDDTASLDELIKHIKGPDFPTAAEIITPAEDIRNIYETGLGRIKMRARFRIEDGDIVYHALPYHTSAEKIYEQIATQMADKKLPMVSDIRDESDHEDPTRLVVIPKSGRVDLSALTDHLFATTDLEKSYSFNMNMIGINGRPAVKNLKTLLKEWLVFRFQTVRNKLSFQLEKVVTRLHILEGFRTVFLNLDQVIQIIRESDHPKQDLIKAFDLTREQADAILEIRLRQLARLEEIKILSEIKALETRKKEIDSLLNDETAFRAYIVEEIRSDAKKYGDKRLSPIKKRKEAEAFSVTDVIEVTPVTLILSENGWIRSAKGHDIDPENVKFRTGDSLRCHLRTRSDKPIVFLDSTGRSYTLYSHVLPSARSNGEPLTGHLSLQNNARICFMLSETLASHFLMASDTGYGFIIQFSDFLTHFKNGKSVITLKNDAVLMPPCPVTMLETDAVAAVTTKGRMLIFPLNELPRLKKGQGNKLITIPRKEQVSSDPEKIKFLATLPLHANIVIHSKKHSLVLKPGNQADYVKKRGTRGKLLPRGYRSVDKLEVRLNET
- a CDS encoding Rne/Rng family ribonuclease; amino-acid sequence: MTRKILINAMDPDVSRIAAVIDSKLDQFHIETRAREVTQGNIYKGVVTRVEQSLQAVFVDYGAEKNGFLQKNEIHPDYFQDVESRDKALFNLIKKGQELIVQVVKDPISQKGAMLTTFISLPGRLAVLMPGSTTKGVSRKISEEDERKRLASVLKSMDIPEGFGMIVRTAGKDSTKTQLTADLKYLMRMWKNIDKLAIDNPAPSLLYKEQNLAVRSLRDYFTTDITEILIDNPDIYREVKEFMAMIAPKQKKIVKLFKGEKPIFTKYQLEEQIASIFKRDVPLKSGGFLVIEQTEALVSIDVNSGKSTKRKNIEETAYHTNMEAAEEVARQLRLRDMGGLIVVDFIDMRERRHKADITKCLKKNLKADKAKTKVGGVTTFGLLEMSRQRIRHSITYGSYETCRHCNGRGQIPSVETQGLAVMRQLNLKTLKPENKQFHVCLPREVAYYLLNKKREDLLEIETKREVSIAIEIDAELVPGQSRITGNAQ
- the mltF gene encoding membrane-bound lytic murein transglycosylase MltF, which produces MKSFYLKHFIFLTLLILCGYFVYLSYLLQHRDLKHISGTLERIQKSGVLRLITTRSLNNYYLYKGEPTGFEYDLAREFARYLHVDLDVVTPGWNNLVVYLDQGKGDFVGASMTVTRERLEKVKFSIPYMEVQQQVIHHALVFSPKDIEDLALRTIHVRRDTSYHYRLKEIQASGIDVRYVLYDNVPTEDLIAMVRDREIKFTIADSNIARLNQRHMPDIRVSIPIHKKESVAWAVRKDDPEMLEEINRFFLHARESGILQKIVNKYYGHPKEFDVSELKTFHKRVQKYLPKYQEIIETQSRKYGFDWRLVAAVVYQESRFDPGAKSITQVRGLMQVTEAAAREMGIQDRRDPAQSVKAGIKYLKQMYDRFEEIEDQYQRLLFALASYNVGLGHVLDAMKIAEEKGLDPQIWNSIKKTLPLLSKPDVYKKTKHGYARGWEPVQYVDRILTWYDILKQMDFS